From one Candidatus Latescibacterota bacterium genomic stretch:
- a CDS encoding TraR/DksA family transcriptional regulator, with amino-acid sequence MPQKKKKMKLTKKEVESYRKVVLAERTRIIKELGRIEEAISDSSEKGEASKKSHSNHLADQGTDFMETEKNFYYASQEGHYLRSLDEAIERMDRGEYGKCSDCGELIGDKRLAAVPGARRCIECKSESEKNKRGRQ; translated from the coding sequence ATGCCCCAGAAAAAGAAAAAGATGAAGCTCACCAAAAAAGAGGTCGAATCGTACAGAAAGGTAGTCCTGGCTGAGAGAACGCGAATCATTAAGGAACTTGGCAGGATCGAGGAAGCCATCAGCGATTCGAGCGAAAAGGGTGAGGCTTCGAAAAAATCTCACTCCAACCATCTTGCCGACCAGGGCACTGATTTTATGGAGACGGAGAAGAATTTTTATTATGCTTCGCAGGAAGGCCATTATCTGCGGTCCCTGGACGAAGCCATTGAGAGGATGGACCGCGGCGAATACGGCAAGTGTTCGGATTGTGGTGAACTCATAGGCGACAAGAGGCTGGCGGCCGTCCCCGGAGCGAGGCGGTGCATAGAATGCAAGAGTGAATCGGAAAAAAACAAGAGGGGACGTCAGTAG
- the lspA gene encoding signal peptidase II, whose protein sequence is MFYFAVAAIVVILDQASKRLIWDAFQNTGGTELIGSYLRISLSKNPGAVMGILSGSRTILIIVTIISIGAIVFFAYRMRYAPMLKRLCLGLILGGAFGNLIDRVASGEVIDFIDMGFGQYRWPTYNVADIAVTIGAVILIAGFMKNDSIDYPDPSKKEAA, encoded by the coding sequence GTGTTCTATTTTGCTGTTGCAGCTATTGTCGTCATACTCGACCAGGCTTCCAAACGGCTGATCTGGGATGCCTTTCAGAACACTGGCGGAACTGAGCTTATAGGCAGTTACCTTCGTATCAGTCTCAGCAAGAATCCAGGGGCTGTGATGGGCATACTTTCCGGTTCGCGTACCATTCTCATAATAGTCACTATCATCTCCATAGGCGCCATCGTATTTTTTGCGTACAGGATGAGGTACGCACCGATGCTGAAAAGGCTCTGTCTGGGTCTTATCCTCGGGGGAGCTTTTGGCAACCTTATCGACAGGGTCGCTTCAGGTGAAGTCATCGATTTTATAGACATGGGCTTTGGCCAGTACCGCTGGCCGACGTACAATGTTGCAGATATAGCAGTTACAATAGGCGCTGTGATCCTCATCGCCGGTTTTATGAAGAACGATTCCATCGATTATCCCGACCCCTCTAAGAAAGAGGCGGCATAG
- the ruvX gene encoding Holliday junction resolvase RuvX, with protein MKPRILCIDPGTKRTGFALSDELGITAQGLATFEDGAGEKLIEHIARLVEEYGVSTIVIGKPMSMSGGDIEGTERSRLLADKLRARCGVEAVLRDERMSSLEVERVMKQEGRIKRAGDIDKLAAVLMLQSYLEEIGG; from the coding sequence ATGAAACCGAGAATCCTGTGTATCGATCCCGGCACGAAAAGAACGGGATTTGCTCTGAGCGATGAGCTTGGCATAACCGCGCAGGGACTCGCTACCTTCGAAGACGGCGCGGGAGAGAAATTGATCGAACATATCGCCCGGCTGGTCGAAGAGTATGGCGTGTCGACAATCGTGATCGGCAAACCGATGTCGATGAGTGGAGGCGATATCGAGGGTACGGAGCGGTCCCGCCTGCTTGCAGATAAATTGCGAGCCCGATGCGGGGTGGAAGCGGTTCTGCGGGACGAGCGGATGTCAAGCCTAGAGGTGGAGAGGGTGATGAAGCAGGAGGGCCGGATAAAGAGGGCCGGGGATATCGACAAGCTCGCCGCCGTTCTGATGCTGCAGAGTTACCTCGAGGAAATCGGGGGTTGA
- the mltG gene encoding endolytic transglycosylase MltG, with product MHKITVIISVAITLLVLAGVHFSGLYYSDSGLHDSRRISIKVMPGATFNQVQEDLVDKGIITRPNVFRWAAWLTRRETKIHTGRYLFRQGESVSSVLGKLVSGAVDYTRVMIPEGLMVTEIASVLLRELEVDSAAVVEAAGDSAFIANLGIAAPSLEGYLFPDTYMFEWPLEPRDALKRIVHRFYRVYGASVGALPDSLDMTMNEIVTLASIIQAEAVYNSEMPRISAVYHNRLRENWRLEADPTVAYALGGRKRRLWYKDLKVKSPYNTYRVRGLPPGAICNPGRAALAAAAAPMPGSLEYYFVADGKGRHKFSKTYYEHLKAKHLIRYGPVPAEMKQKSYYEASGMEEKVAEKKEDSGNHPAGAGDGSDSEGDGSGEDETDSD from the coding sequence ATGCATAAGATAACAGTAATCATATCTGTAGCGATCACTCTTCTCGTATTGGCGGGGGTCCATTTCAGTGGGTTGTATTACAGCGACTCGGGCCTGCATGATTCGAGACGTATTTCAATCAAGGTGATGCCTGGCGCCACATTCAACCAGGTCCAGGAAGATCTGGTAGATAAAGGGATAATCACACGGCCGAACGTCTTCCGCTGGGCCGCCTGGCTTACAAGGAGAGAGACAAAGATCCATACAGGAAGATACCTGTTCCGGCAGGGTGAGAGTGTGTCAAGCGTGCTGGGTAAACTGGTATCGGGTGCTGTCGATTATACAAGAGTAATGATCCCTGAAGGGTTAATGGTGACCGAGATAGCATCGGTCCTGCTTCGGGAGCTGGAAGTCGATTCGGCTGCCGTGGTGGAGGCTGCCGGGGATTCCGCTTTTATCGCGAATCTGGGGATTGCGGCTCCGTCGCTGGAGGGATATCTATTTCCCGACACATATATGTTCGAATGGCCCCTGGAACCAAGGGATGCGCTGAAACGAATAGTGCACCGGTTTTACAGGGTGTACGGGGCTTCCGTTGGGGCGTTGCCTGATTCGCTTGATATGACGATGAACGAGATCGTTACCCTCGCCTCGATCATCCAGGCAGAGGCCGTTTACAATTCCGAGATGCCGAGGATTTCAGCCGTATATCATAACAGGTTGAGGGAGAACTGGCGGCTCGAGGCGGACCCGACGGTCGCCTACGCTCTCGGTGGCAGGAAACGCCGTCTCTGGTACAAGGACCTCAAGGTCAAATCTCCATATAATACTTACCGGGTGCGCGGTCTGCCGCCCGGGGCGATATGTAACCCTGGCCGGGCAGCGCTTGCGGCCGCCGCTGCGCCTATGCCGGGAAGCCTGGAGTACTATTTTGTGGCAGATGGCAAGGGCAGGCACAAGTTCAGCAAGACCTACTACGAGCATCTCAAGGCAAAGCATCTGATCAGGTACGGCCCGGTCCCTGCCGAGATGAAGCAGAAGTCGTATTATGAGGCATCGGGGATGGAAGAGAAGGTAGCTGAAAAAAAAGAGGATTCGGGGAACCACCCGGCAGGTGCGGGGGATGGATCTGACTCTGAAGGCGATGGAAGTGGAGAGGATGAGACAGACAGTGACTGA
- a CDS encoding RluA family pseudouridine synthase codes for MSDNKIFKFIVDEEESGERIDSFLSGRIPELSRSRIQKAVKAGEVLSGGEPVGKVSSRVSADDAIELKFTPPVPLSVLPEDIPLDIVYEDSTLLVINKQVGMVVHPAPGNETGTLVNALLHHCSDLSGIGGVARPGIVHRLDRLTSGLLVVAKDDITHISLSRQLQERKVKRIYFAFVWGELPVMEGEIDLPIGRSSSDRKKMAVVHRGGRQANTNYYVLDTFGPLQYIKIKLGTGRTHQIRVHLAHIGHPVLGDPVYGGKKIRKGSLGKSDLDKSREALSMIERQALHAGELSFFHPKKEELMNFEAPLPSDMDSMLSFCRRSW; via the coding sequence TTGAGCGATAATAAGATATTCAAGTTCATCGTTGACGAAGAGGAATCGGGCGAAAGGATAGATTCTTTCCTGAGCGGCCGCATTCCCGAATTGTCAAGGTCCAGGATACAGAAAGCGGTGAAGGCCGGTGAGGTTCTTTCCGGTGGAGAACCTGTCGGCAAAGTATCCAGCAGGGTATCGGCCGATGATGCGATCGAACTCAAATTCACTCCCCCGGTACCTCTGTCAGTCCTGCCGGAAGATATTCCCCTGGATATCGTCTATGAAGACAGCACTCTTCTCGTGATCAACAAGCAGGTGGGAATGGTGGTCCATCCAGCGCCAGGGAACGAGACGGGCACGCTGGTCAATGCCCTTCTTCATCACTGTTCCGACCTTTCCGGGATCGGTGGCGTCGCCCGGCCCGGAATCGTCCACAGGCTCGACAGACTTACTTCAGGACTCCTGGTCGTGGCAAAAGATGACATTACCCACATCTCGTTGAGCAGACAGCTTCAGGAGCGAAAGGTAAAGAGGATATATTTTGCATTTGTATGGGGTGAATTGCCGGTAATGGAGGGAGAGATAGACCTCCCGATAGGCCGATCCTCGTCTGACAGGAAAAAGATGGCAGTCGTCCATCGAGGGGGACGCCAGGCCAATACAAACTACTATGTTCTAGACACTTTTGGCCCCCTGCAGTATATTAAAATCAAGCTGGGAACAGGCAGGACACATCAGATAAGGGTGCATCTGGCACATATCGGACATCCTGTTCTTGGCGATCCTGTGTATGGAGGGAAGAAGATCAGGAAGGGTTCTCTGGGCAAGTCCGATCTGGATAAGTCGAGAGAGGCCCTTTCAATGATTGAAAGACAGGCGCTGCATGCCGGTGAGCTTTCGTTCTTTCATCCGAAGAAAGAGGAATTGATGAATTTCGAGGCGCCGCTTCCGTCCGACATGGATTCAATGCTCTCATTTTGCCGGAGGTCATGGTGA
- a CDS encoding STAS domain-containing protein, translating into MVKLRSRESEKTVILDISGKLMGGSDADEFRDIIHKLIEGGKKKIIVNLSGVRWVNSTGIGILITGYTTLRRNKGDLKLLNVSNKIESILYVTKLNLIFECFDDEEKAVASYR; encoded by the coding sequence ATGGTGAAACTGAGATCAAGGGAGTCCGAAAAAACAGTGATCCTGGATATTTCGGGAAAACTTATGGGAGGAAGCGACGCGGATGAGTTCAGGGATATTATCCACAAGCTTATAGAGGGCGGGAAAAAGAAAATCATCGTCAACCTTTCAGGAGTGCGGTGGGTGAACAGTACTGGAATCGGGATACTCATCACAGGGTACACGACCTTGAGAAGGAACAAAGGAGACTTGAAGCTTCTTAACGTTTCTAATAAAATAGAGAGCATACTTTACGTTACCAAACTGAACCTCATCTTCGAGTGTTTCGATGACGAGGAGAAGGCTGTAGCCAGCTATAGATGA
- a CDS encoding SpoIIE family protein phosphatase translates to MATSSFLASFYFINGALIFFLGIMILRYSSRDIVGWATALVLFFAGIGPILGAIGVILEQNLQEGTYLFENLMDNFNYTWEFFFPSLVLFALVYPKRRAIWKYIKAYTFILFIPHIFHLILVLVLLERVIPENTFNFLINANLPSATIQSFVTKIAQFMNILMEFLFKAHRTFFSLVNISYAAFSVILLANSFKLNISPRVRRQLRVVIFGLGLCTVIYALGRTMPFFINIEFEQTIITAFINAALIVGGGSIAIAIVRYQFLDIRLIVRKGIFYGTTVAVFASIYVLTIKQITEFFYRFSGTRFEFIETGLIILFLIIFQPVLGRVEEWVEKILVREEKSIRVRIRDLSNELLSVVELDDMKRKTNSTLGQVFSAREVETVFCDEIFALKDEDPYALEVIKIMIRYGEPIPRLDFMEGMGFLNQRSRPFIRPGKKMIREAVETMPGVVRRFARFELIVPVLHEGRCVAVLLLGEKEDSSRYSTEEQALLAMLASQIAASLTRIDLLEQVVEKKVMEEELNIARTIQLNLLPSKPPELEGYEAAGMSVSSKQVGGDYYDFIKNSNNMAFAVADVSGKGVPASLLMASLQASLRSMMDRMEDPVSVVGRLNDVMCELTSSDKFATMFYGCVNIKKHEIHYSNAGHFFPVVLRADGEVEELDYSGLILGVAPGFEYEGRKTRLAPGDAIVITTDGVTEAENNNGELYGEERLHPFLATVREQSAERIKDAIVEEVNRFSYPRGTNDDLTIVVIKRKE, encoded by the coding sequence ATGGCCACATCGTCATTTCTTGCCTCCTTTTATTTTATCAACGGGGCGTTGATATTCTTTCTGGGTATCATGATCCTGAGATATTCCTCCAGGGATATAGTGGGGTGGGCGACCGCGCTTGTGTTGTTTTTCGCCGGCATCGGGCCGATCCTGGGGGCGATAGGGGTCATCCTCGAACAGAATCTTCAGGAGGGGACATACCTCTTCGAAAACCTCATGGACAACTTTAATTATACCTGGGAGTTTTTCTTTCCATCGCTTGTCCTGTTCGCTCTTGTCTATCCGAAGCGGCGAGCTATCTGGAAATATATAAAGGCGTACACGTTCATACTCTTCATACCACATATCTTTCATCTGATCCTCGTACTCGTACTGCTCGAAAGGGTGATTCCTGAAAATACCTTCAACTTTCTGATCAATGCCAACCTTCCGTCCGCGACGATTCAGTCGTTTGTGACGAAGATCGCGCAGTTCATGAATATTCTGATGGAATTTCTTTTTAAGGCTCACAGGACATTCTTTTCCCTGGTTAATATCTCGTACGCGGCATTTTCGGTAATACTCCTGGCGAATTCGTTCAAACTTAATATTTCGCCGAGAGTCAGAAGGCAGCTCAGAGTAGTGATCTTCGGCCTTGGACTATGTACGGTCATATATGCTCTCGGAAGGACGATGCCGTTCTTCATCAATATAGAGTTCGAACAGACCATAATAACCGCATTCATCAATGCCGCGCTGATCGTCGGTGGCGGGTCGATTGCCATCGCGATCGTAAGATATCAGTTCCTTGATATCCGGCTGATCGTTCGAAAAGGGATCTTCTACGGGACCACAGTCGCTGTCTTCGCGTCGATATATGTGCTGACGATCAAGCAGATCACCGAGTTCTTCTACAGGTTTTCGGGAACCAGGTTCGAGTTTATCGAGACGGGCCTCATTATCCTCTTTCTGATAATATTCCAGCCTGTCCTCGGCAGGGTGGAAGAATGGGTGGAGAAGATCCTGGTCCGCGAAGAGAAGAGCATAAGAGTGAGGATAAGGGACCTGAGTAACGAGCTCCTTTCGGTCGTAGAGCTGGATGATATGAAGAGAAAGACCAATTCGACCCTTGGTCAGGTATTCAGCGCGCGCGAAGTCGAGACAGTCTTCTGCGATGAGATATTCGCTCTGAAGGACGAGGACCCATACGCTCTGGAAGTGATCAAGATCATGATCAGGTACGGCGAACCGATTCCGCGACTTGATTTCATGGAGGGGATGGGTTTTCTGAACCAGAGGTCCAGGCCGTTTATCCGCCCCGGGAAGAAGATGATCCGTGAAGCGGTCGAGACCATGCCGGGTGTAGTCCGGAGGTTCGCGCGTTTCGAGCTCATCGTGCCGGTGTTGCATGAGGGACGATGTGTGGCTGTCCTGCTTTTAGGTGAAAAAGAGGACTCGAGCAGGTATTCTACCGAGGAACAGGCCCTTCTTGCTATGCTCGCTTCCCAGATTGCGGCATCGCTTACCCGCATCGATCTTCTCGAACAGGTAGTCGAGAAAAAAGTTATGGAGGAAGAGTTGAATATCGCGAGGACGATACAGCTCAATCTTCTTCCCTCGAAGCCACCCGAACTGGAAGGATACGAGGCGGCTGGTATGAGTGTGTCAAGCAAGCAGGTCGGTGGAGATTACTACGATTTTATCAAAAACAGCAATAATATGGCATTCGCCGTGGCTGATGTGTCGGGCAAGGGAGTGCCCGCGTCGCTGCTGATGGCATCTCTTCAGGCTTCGTTAAGGTCGATGATGGACAGGATGGAAGACCCGGTCTCGGTTGTGGGAAGGCTTAACGATGTGATGTGCGAGCTGACTTCGTCCGACAAGTTCGCCACGATGTTCTACGGCTGCGTGAACATCAAAAAGCATGAGATACATTACTCGAATGCCGGTCATTTCTTTCCAGTCGTACTGCGAGCTGATGGAGAGGTAGAGGAACTCGACTACAGCGGTCTGATACTGGGAGTGGCTCCGGGGTTCGAGTATGAGGGTAGAAAGACCAGGTTGGCACCGGGCGACGCGATAGTGATCACCACTGACGGAGTCACCGAGGCGGAGAACAATAATGGCGAATTGTACGGAGAAGAGAGACTTCACCCATTCCTGGCTACTGTCAGGGAGCAATCGGCTGAACGCATTAAAGACGCTATCGTAGAAGAAGTTAACCGTTTTTCCTACCCCAGGGGAACGAACGACGATCTCACCATTGTGGTCATCAAACGCAAAGAATGA
- a CDS encoding ATP-binding protein, with amino-acid sequence MEETITMRFPSSYKWLNMIDLICSEVTCEMGFSHSSLNEISISVIEACTNALEHGNKSATGTSVKAVFHRKQDQLVVEVFDTGEGFDYKEYLQHIPDPSDIHNPRGRGIYIMKEMMDSLAFEKLPDRGMKVTLIKNVDEVDEK; translated from the coding sequence ATGGAAGAAACGATCACCATGCGATTTCCCAGCAGCTACAAGTGGCTGAATATGATAGATCTCATATGCAGTGAAGTTACCTGTGAGATGGGTTTTTCCCATTCATCCCTCAACGAGATCTCGATTTCGGTGATCGAGGCTTGCACAAATGCGCTTGAACATGGCAACAAAAGCGCCACAGGCACTTCGGTCAAGGCTGTCTTTCACCGGAAACAGGATCAACTGGTAGTGGAAGTGTTCGATACGGGGGAAGGGTTCGATTACAAGGAATACCTGCAGCATATTCCGGATCCATCAGATATACACAACCCGCGTGGCCGGGGGATCTACATCATGAAAGAGATGATGGATTCTCTTGCCTTCGAGAAACTTCCGGATCGAGGAATGAAAGTTACGCTGATCAAGAATGTGGATGAAGTGGATGAAAAATAA